In Deltaproteobacteria bacterium, the genomic window TATCAGCCACACCGTACTCCTCTAAGAGCCAATGGCGACACGGCAACCTTACCGGCCCTTCCATTTCGGCTCGCGCTTCTGCAAGAAAGCAGAGATTCCCTCTTTTAAATCTTCACATTGGGTATTCAAGGTAAGCTGTGACTTGAGGTACTCGAGGGCCGCACTGAACTCCATGTCGGCAATGGCGTAGAAAGACTCTTTGCCGAGCCCCATCACTGCCGGGCTGAAGGAGGCGAGTTTTTTGGCCATCTCTTCCACTCGGTGCTTATATGCGGCCTTGGAGACGCAGTCATTGATCATTCCGATCCGCTCCGCCTCGGCCGCAGGGATCCGGCCACCGGTCATGCAGAGTTCGAGGGCCTTCTTCCGGCCCACATTCCGGATCAGCACAGCCGTGACAATATAAGGCCAGAGGCCCCGCTGAATTTCCGGCAAGCCGAACTGGGAGTCGTCGCTGGCGATAACCAGGTCAGCAGAAAGACAAAGCCCTAGCCCACCAGCCAGGCAGTAACCTTCCACGGCGGCCAGGATCGGTTTCTGGCAGCGATTCATCTTGAGCAGGAGACGCGCAAAATTGCCCCTTTCCTCGTGCTGGTCAAGGAAGGATTTATCCGCTGAGAAGCTCCCGGCCAGGTCCGCGCCCGCGCAGAAGGCTTTTCCTCCAGCCCCTGTGATCACGATGGCTCCGACCTCGCTGTCCTTCACTCCCTGGTCGATCATCGAACTCAGGCCGGAAATGACGTTAGCATTCAGGGAATTCCGCGCCTCGGGGCGGTTGATGGTTATTGTGGCTACCCGATCCCTGCCCTCCCAGAGCACTTCATCGGTGTGGCTCATCTTCGTTTCCTCCTCTCCATTTATCTCAACGGGCGCGTATGCCCAGGATTTCCCTCGCCTCGGACGGGCTGGCAACCTCGCGGCCCACCTCCCGCGCGATCTTCACCAATGTTTCCACTAACTGGCCATTCGTTGTGGCCTTTTCCCCGCTGGGCAAATAAAAGGTATCCTCAAGGCCGGTTCGGGCGTTTCCTCCGAGCTCCAGGCAGCGGCGGTGCAGCGGCCATATCTCTTCCCGCCCTACGGCGATTACCTGCCAGTGGCTGCCGGGAGGCATTTCTTCGATTAAAAGCGGCAGCCACTCTGGCTTTGCCGGCATTCCGCTGGCCACCCCCATCACCAGAGAGATGTGAGCCGGGCCAGCGAACATTCTGTTCTCTTTGTACAAGCCCACGCTGCGGACAATTCCGGTATCGAAACACTCGAACTCCGGGACAATGTGCTTGGCCATCATCACTCCCAGAAATCTCTGGACCTTTTCCACAGGGTTGTCGAAAAGCATGGGAGGCCAGGCCCACTGCCCGTCTTGGCGAATTTTCAAGTAGTTGAGGGATCCCGCATTGCAGGCGGCCATCTCCGGCTTGAACTGCTCGAGACAGGCCAGAGGCCCTGAAATGTCTGGCCCTGGCACGCCCGTGCTCATATTGATCATGAGCTCCGGAACCCGCTCTTTGATTGCCGCAAGAATCTTCCCCACCGCTTCCAAATCCCAGGTGGGGAGATGCCCCTTCCCAGGAGTTTGATTGCGGAAATGGCAATGGACGACCGTGGCCCCGGCATGGAAGGCCTGTTGAGCGTGATCAGCCATCTCTTCTGGGGTCACCGGGACATGGTGAGCCAAGGGATCAGTCAGCACACCGGTTAAAGCACAGGTAATGACAGCTTTTTGCTTCGGGTTCATTTCCCCCTCCCTAGGCCCCCTCACCCTTCCTCGTTCAGGTCGGCGGTGTCC contains:
- a CDS encoding enoyl-CoA hydratase-related protein; its protein translation is MSHTDEVLWEGRDRVATITINRPEARNSLNANVISGLSSMIDQGVKDSEVGAIVITGAGGKAFCAGADLAGSFSADKSFLDQHEERGNFARLLLKMNRCQKPILAAVEGYCLAGGLGLCLSADLVIASDDSQFGLPEIQRGLWPYIVTAVLIRNVGRKKALELCMTGGRIPAAEAERIGMINDCVSKAAYKHRVEEMAKKLASFSPAVMGLGKESFYAIADMEFSAALEYLKSQLTLNTQCEDLKEGISAFLQKREPKWKGR
- a CDS encoding 3-keto-5-aminohexanoate cleavage protein, whose protein sequence is MNPKQKAVITCALTGVLTDPLAHHVPVTPEEMADHAQQAFHAGATVVHCHFRNQTPGKGHLPTWDLEAVGKILAAIKERVPELMINMSTGVPGPDISGPLACLEQFKPEMAACNAGSLNYLKIRQDGQWAWPPMLFDNPVEKVQRFLGVMMAKHIVPEFECFDTGIVRSVGLYKENRMFAGPAHISLVMGVASGMPAKPEWLPLLIEEMPPGSHWQVIAVGREEIWPLHRRCLELGGNARTGLEDTFYLPSGEKATTNGQLVETLVKIAREVGREVASPSEAREILGIRAR